CGACCCGCCCAGTGGGCGGCCCCACTGCCCCCATACCTCGTGCACGAGGTCGAGCGCCCCCTCGAACGCGCCGTCCCCGTCGCCGACCTTGTCGCGGAGCCGGTGCGCGCGGAACCTGTCGCGCGACCGCCGCACGCGGACCTCGACGTCCTCTCCAAACACCCGCGCCCTCAGCAGCGTCGCCGCCCGAAGCGGAGCGCTGTACCGTTTGGCCCGCTCCACGTCGTCGGCTAGCTCGCGCGCCAGCGCCAGCGAGACCCCGCCCGACCCGTCGGGCTCGAACCGGCCCCACGCTACGCCGTCGTCGAGGTGGGCGAGCAACCAATGGGCCTCCGCTTCGGCCGCGAGCTTACACAGCGCGTTTCGGAGCGCCTGGTCCGAGTCTCCGGCGCCGACCGCGAACCGCACAGGCTCGGAGGTGGTCGTGACC
Above is a window of Bacteroidota bacterium DNA encoding:
- the csx19 gene encoding CRISPR-associated protein Csx19, whose product is MRPPSPVRDAISALYAPTPLREVVTTTSEPVRFAVGAGDSDQALRNALCKLAAEAEAHWLLAHLDDGVAWGRFEPDGSGGVSLALARELADDVERAKRYSAPLRAATLLRARVFGEDVEVRVRRSRDRFRAHRLRDKVGDGDGAFEGALDLVHEVWGQWGRPLGGSFTYVDEGQKGFGHVLPLAPPPGFAADPEAEFGPVRAGYRVRTYLGLSSAPGDTPTSGGAGLVPVAHRLVALGWILNDTDAPDSDA